One region of Scomber scombrus chromosome 10, fScoSco1.1, whole genome shotgun sequence genomic DNA includes:
- the LOC133987778 gene encoding uncharacterized protein LOC133987778 encodes MFFNERNQILENSSMFRCFQYVMCNSPPSLSQLKWQLRHDSSHVLCVVSSHVQHQYHFVYEVKNMTEAQSYCRDKYTDLATIDDMEDVKTLTDMMDLNKMVLDEDGQATAWIGLYHDVNSWRWSDRDAEVEFTNWAEGEPSSGSVEYCTEMYDPGVWNDLRCDRTRQAVCSSVRGSDVKFILINTTMNWTEAQSYCRTYYTDLATVRNEAENQEVKNLTDGQSVWIGLFRDWKWSDGSNSSFRYWASGEPNNNAEKKEACVVMKFDRSGRWGDWTCDRNRPFICYKDPTTEEPNWTLRPFPTSVPSASTPATTQSLISSSGSFTPSSSFPETTEKFAEAPLGVKTHFIPAGTEGGSVTRVCNAAVYGSRKFFCKDECKKEEDILVETAENRAQRGRYIIEYREGSTSGLYVTITQLEKSDTGRYKCGYGRALSPDSFDWFPIIVVDAVSGVSLPGYFWPLVASMSLIIVMVAVVLLFVYKLMMRRNSGLNTRETSDSRNMELSVVYENPPPVYYENRPPVYYENRPPVYYDNRPPVYYDNRPPVSMSEDHVYQSLDAFDMDPDQTYSPVRETTNKQ; translated from the exons ATGTTTTTCAATGAACGCAACCAGATCCTTGAAAACAGCTCTATGTTCAGATGCTTCCAGTATGTCATGTGCAACAGTCCTCCATCGCTCTCTCAGCTTAAATGGCAGCTTAGACATGACAGCTCTCATG TGCTGTGTGTCGTCTCGTCACACGTTCAGCATCAGTACCACTTTGTTTATGAGGTGAAGAACATGACTGAAGCGCAGAGTTACTGCAGAGACAAATACACAGACCTGGCCACGATAGACGACATGGAGGATGTGAAGACCCTGACAGACATGATGGATTTAAACAAAATGGTCCTCGATGAAGACGGCCAGGCG ACGGCCTGGATAGGACTGTACCATGACGTGAACAGCTGGAGGTGGTCAGACAGAGATGCAGAGGTTGAGTTCACAAATTGGGCCGAAGGTGAACCAAGCTCTGGGAGTGTTGAATACTGCACAGAGATGTATGATCCTGGAGTATGGAACGATCTTCGTTGTGACCGAACCCGTCAGGCAGTCTGCTCTTCTGTGAGAG GGTCAGATGTGAAATTTATCCTCATCAATACTACCATGAATTGGACTGAGGCCCAGAGCTACTGCAGAACATACTACACAGACCTGGCCACTGTGAGAAATGAAGCAGAGAACCAGGAGGTGAAGAATCTAACTGATGGACAATCTGTCTGGATCGGCCTCTTCAGAGACTGGAAGTGGTCTGATGGAAGTAACTCCTCCTTTAGGTACTGGGCCTCAGGAGAACCTAACAACAACGCTGAGAAGAAGGAGGCTTGTGTGGTAATGAAATTCGACCGTTCTGGACGTTGGGGGGACTGGACCTGTGACCGGAACAGACCATTTATTTGTTACAAAG ATCCAACCACTGAAGAACCAAACTGGACTCTCCGACCTTTTCCAACATCAGTCCCATCAGCCTCCAcaccagcaacaacacagagttTAATCTCCAGTTCAGGAAgcttcacaccttcatcatcttTCCCTGAAACCACAGAGAAGTTTGCAG AAGCACCGTTGGGGGTAAAAACTCATTTCATCCCTGCAGGAACTGAGGGAGGAAGTGTCACTCGTGTATGCAATGCTGCTGTCTATGGAAGCAGGAAGTTCTTCTGTaaggatgaatgtaaaaaagaagaagacatccTGGTTGAAACAGCAGAGAACAGAGCTCAGAGAGGCAGATACATTATTGAATATAGAGAAGGATCTACATCTGGACTGTATGTGACCATCACACAGCTGGAGAAGTCGGACACAGGACGGTACAAGTGTGGTTACGGCAGAGCTTTGTCTCCAGATTCATTCGACTGGTTCCCGATCATTGTTGTAGATG CCGTCTCCGGTGTCTCTCTTCCAGGTTACTTCTGGCCTCTGGTTGCATCTATGTCTCTGATTATTGTGATGGTTGCTGTTGTTCTGCTGTTCGTCTACAAactgatgatgaggaggaactCTGGTTTGAACACCAGAGAAACTTCAGACAGCAGAAACATGGAG TTATCTGTCGTCTATGAGAACCCTCCTCCTGTCTACTATGAGAACCGTCCTCCTGTCTACTATGAGAACCGTCCTCCTGTCTACTATGACAACCGTCCTCCTGTCTACTATGACAACCGTCCTCCTGTCTCCATGAGTGAAGATCACGTCTACCAGAGTCTGGATGCATTCGACATGGATCCAGACCAAACCTACTCTCCAGTCAGagagacaacaaacaaacaatga